In Sphingobacterium thalpophilum, a genomic segment contains:
- a CDS encoding MarR family winged helix-turn-helix transcriptional regulator produces the protein MRRLQRNLKEAGLNITSEQWSIMYNLWVEEGLTQQELAVRTFRDKPSVTRLINNLERVNLVIRVNDKNDRRSNLIYLTKIGRKMKDEGMKQAKNTIEQALGGLADDQIALSNTILHRVLFNLK, from the coding sequence ATGCGGAGATTACAGCGTAATCTCAAGGAGGCCGGGTTAAACATTACTTCTGAACAATGGAGTATCATGTATAACCTGTGGGTAGAAGAGGGGCTTACTCAGCAGGAGCTTGCTGTTCGCACATTTCGAGATAAACCAAGTGTCACTCGATTAATTAATAACCTGGAACGGGTAAATTTGGTTATCCGCGTTAATGATAAAAACGACAGACGGTCCAATCTGATCTATTTAACAAAAATAGGACGAAAGATGAAGGATGAAGGAATGAAGCAGGCAAAAAATACCATTGAACAGGCTTTAGGCGGATTAGCCGACGATCAAATTGCCTTGTCAAATACCATTCTGCATCGCGTATTATTTAATTTGAAATAA
- a CDS encoding FMN-binding glutamate synthase family protein, which yields MEVRKLILSIMIVINLIIVSFGFIFTSSWFWLLIIPFPLLLIALYHSFQTKHAILRNYPLVGYFRYIFESIRPELRQYFWESDMDGRPFNRRQRSIVYQRAKNQRETVAFGMQTDPQAVGNEWAAHSVFPCHIENHDLRTTVGNAACKKPYSLSVFNISAMSYGALSKTAITALNKGAALQNFAHNTGEGGISDYHNNGGDLIWQVGTGYFGCRNQEGKFDAELFREKSNRENVKMVELKLSQGAKPGHGGILPAAKNTPEVAAIRHVIPGTDVMSPPAHSAFSSPTEMMHFIQQLRELSGGKPIGFKICIGDKHEFIDICHAMQNTQIFPDFISVDGSEGGTGAAPLEFTDNLGMPLYDALAFVTKTLIAFGLKKHVKVIVSSRIVTGFDILKVIALGADACYSARGMMFALGCIQALKCNEDVCPVGVATQQPHLYKGLDVNDKYVRVAQFHRNTLRATVEIMEACGFKTLSDVSADKFYRKVDAIRTLSFQEIYFGTEGKLVNSHTDFESKLFED from the coding sequence ATGGAAGTTAGAAAACTCATTCTTTCAATAATGATTGTGATTAATTTAATCATTGTATCATTTGGATTTATATTTACATCAAGCTGGTTTTGGCTGCTTATCATCCCATTTCCATTGCTATTGATTGCGTTATATCATAGTTTCCAGACCAAACATGCCATCCTACGAAATTATCCCTTAGTTGGATATTTCCGTTATATCTTCGAATCTATTCGTCCTGAGTTGAGACAATATTTTTGGGAATCAGACATGGATGGACGTCCATTTAACAGAAGACAGCGTTCGATCGTATACCAACGTGCAAAAAATCAGCGTGAAACTGTAGCATTTGGTATGCAGACTGATCCACAGGCTGTCGGGAACGAATGGGCTGCGCACTCTGTTTTCCCTTGCCATATCGAAAACCACGATCTGCGTACCACTGTTGGAAATGCAGCCTGTAAAAAACCCTATAGCTTAAGTGTGTTCAATATCTCAGCAATGAGTTATGGTGCATTGAGCAAAACAGCAATAACGGCATTAAATAAAGGTGCTGCACTTCAAAACTTTGCACACAATACCGGCGAAGGAGGAATCAGTGACTACCACAACAACGGTGGTGATTTAATTTGGCAGGTGGGTACAGGTTATTTTGGCTGTCGGAATCAGGAAGGAAAATTTGACGCGGAGCTCTTCCGAGAAAAATCCAATCGTGAAAACGTGAAGATGGTCGAGTTGAAACTCTCGCAAGGCGCTAAACCTGGTCATGGAGGTATCCTTCCAGCGGCAAAAAATACACCTGAGGTTGCGGCTATTCGTCACGTCATTCCAGGAACAGATGTGATGTCGCCTCCAGCACATAGCGCTTTCTCCTCACCGACTGAAATGATGCACTTCATACAACAGCTGCGCGAGCTATCGGGTGGAAAGCCTATCGGTTTCAAAATTTGTATCGGCGATAAACATGAGTTTATCGACATCTGTCACGCCATGCAAAACACGCAGATCTTCCCGGATTTTATCTCCGTAGATGGATCAGAAGGTGGTACGGGAGCTGCTCCACTGGAGTTTACAGATAACCTAGGGATGCCATTATACGATGCATTGGCATTTGTAACGAAAACCTTGATTGCTTTTGGTTTGAAAAAACATGTTAAAGTTATCGTATCCAGCCGTATTGTAACGGGTTTCGACATCTTAAAAGTTATTGCCTTAGGCGCAGATGCATGTTATAGTGCTCGCGGTATGATGTTCGCTTTAGGTTGTATTCAAGCACTTAAGTGTAATGAAGACGTTTGTCCGGTTGGAGTTGCCACGCAACAGCCGCATTTATACAAAGGACTCGACGTAAATGATAAATATGTACGCGTAGCTCAGTTCCACCGCAACACATTACGTGCTACAGTCGAAATTATGGAAGCTTGTGGTTTCAAAACACTTTCAGATGTATCTGCTGATAAATTCTATCGTAAGGTAGACGCTATCCGTACATTAAGTTTTCAGGAAATCTATTTCGGAACTGAAGGTAAATTGGTCAATAGCCACACAGATTTCGAAAGCAAACTTTTCGAAGATTAA
- a CDS encoding Rossmann-like and DUF2520 domain-containing protein: MNIVILGSGNAATHFGQQFQKTGQHIVQIYSKTKANADALAFALHCTATDLLSELDLHADLYLIAVTDQAIVSLVEALPKDIKGVVIHCSGATDLSVLAGFKNAGVIYPPQSLSKNKAVDFSTVPLCVEGNADENSAELLQLAQTFAPRSIYCNSQQRLAIHLASVMVNNFTNILYQMAYELLAENDLSFDLIKPIILETAEKAQNHIPITVQTGPAIRQDSTTMQKHLQFISNKPDLQQIYQLLSQEITKRK; the protein is encoded by the coding sequence ATGAATATTGTGATCTTAGGAAGCGGTAATGCCGCGACGCATTTTGGACAACAGTTTCAAAAAACAGGACAGCATATCGTTCAGATCTACAGTAAAACAAAAGCCAATGCAGACGCATTGGCTTTTGCGCTTCATTGCACAGCAACTGACCTACTGTCTGAACTCGACCTACATGCTGATCTTTACCTCATTGCCGTTACCGATCAGGCCATTGTATCGCTGGTAGAAGCGCTACCAAAAGATATAAAAGGTGTTGTTATTCATTGTTCGGGAGCAACCGATCTTTCTGTCCTGGCCGGATTTAAAAATGCGGGAGTCATCTATCCCCCACAATCATTATCCAAAAATAAAGCAGTCGATTTTTCGACCGTCCCACTTTGTGTTGAAGGTAACGCGGATGAAAATAGTGCCGAGCTACTTCAGTTAGCACAGACATTTGCACCGCGGAGCATCTATTGTAATTCCCAGCAGCGTTTAGCCATCCACCTTGCCTCGGTTATGGTCAACAATTTCACTAACATCCTTTATCAGATGGCCTACGAGCTCTTAGCAGAAAACGACCTGTCCTTTGATCTAATTAAACCAATCATCCTGGAGACGGCAGAAAAGGCGCAAAATCATATTCCAATAACAGTTCAGACAGGACCAGCGATCCGACAGGACAGCACAACAATGCAAAAACATTTGCAATTTATTAGCAATAAACCAGATTTACAGCAAATCTATCAACTTTTGTCGCAGGAGATTACTAAAAGAAAATAG
- a CDS encoding heme lyase CcmF/NrfE family subunit, with product MDVNYVGEHLLPGQIGQFFIVLSFGAALLSCISYFFATKYPEENSWKKIARMAFWANAVSVVAIGATLFYIIYNHLFEYNYAWAHSSKTLPTYYIISSFWEGQEGSFWLWMFWQTVLGSVLLFKAKSWESSVMTFVMLCQAFLASMIIGVEIFGLRIGSSPFILLREAMDIPIFREANYLSLITDGNGLNPLLQNYWMVIHPPTLFLGFASMIVPFAYATGALWTKRYKEWINAALPWALFAVMILGAGIIMGSFWAYEALNFGGFWAWDPVENASIIPWFTLIAAVHVMIAYKNSGHSYFTATFLAMISFVLVIYASYLTRSGVLGETSVHSFTDLGMSGQLILFNVVFLVIMVVFLTVKKKEMPITEKDEDIYSREFWMFIGALVLTVACAQIIASTSIPVFNKIFGTKVAPPLDPIQHYNKWQSGFAVIVMILTGFTQFLKYKRTDSRKFLASTVASLVVSLILTAAVVYFTKTYTNLIYILITFASIFCILANIRVLGDAVKGKWKLAGSSVAHIGFGLLLIGAMVAAATNEVISVNNTGYIAVSGFDKVEKPGDNLFLTEGEPVHMGEYKITYIGDSIVAPNTFYKIKYERIDEETGKVKEHFVLQPFAQNNAKMGGLIGTPATKHYVTHDVYTLITAAAAESQATHAKVPAEDKTGFEDYEEPATYQVNIGDTLRYRNGYYVIEGLNKEAHLEKIPKGPSDVMVGLKIKVFSADNKQYEVQPIYLIKDGGVYDFNKDVNEQGLKFRFTGIKPDKDKLEIMVYQKPLPEKKWVVFKAIKFPYINFFWCGTIVMTIGFIMSIVRRNKEEKRKALK from the coding sequence ATGGACGTTAATTACGTTGGTGAGCACCTGCTACCAGGGCAGATCGGACAATTCTTTATTGTACTTTCTTTTGGTGCTGCACTTCTATCTTGTATCAGTTACTTTTTTGCAACAAAATACCCTGAAGAGAATTCATGGAAAAAAATTGCACGTATGGCCTTTTGGGCTAATGCGGTCTCCGTAGTGGCGATTGGTGCAACTTTATTTTATATTATATACAATCATCTTTTTGAATATAATTATGCCTGGGCGCACTCGTCCAAGACACTCCCTACCTACTATATCATTTCCAGTTTTTGGGAAGGTCAGGAGGGTAGTTTTTGGCTCTGGATGTTCTGGCAAACAGTATTAGGTTCTGTTTTGCTGTTTAAAGCAAAAAGCTGGGAATCGTCTGTCATGACTTTCGTCATGTTATGCCAAGCATTTTTAGCTTCCATGATTATTGGTGTGGAAATCTTCGGTCTGCGTATCGGTAGCTCTCCGTTTATCCTATTGCGTGAAGCAATGGATATTCCAATCTTTAGAGAAGCTAACTATCTTTCACTTATCACCGACGGTAATGGTTTGAACCCTTTACTTCAAAATTACTGGATGGTGATTCACCCACCGACACTATTCCTTGGCTTTGCGTCGATGATTGTTCCTTTTGCTTATGCAACAGGTGCTCTTTGGACCAAACGTTACAAAGAATGGATCAATGCAGCACTTCCTTGGGCTTTATTTGCCGTGATGATTTTAGGCGCAGGTATTATCATGGGCTCATTCTGGGCTTACGAAGCACTTAACTTCGGTGGATTCTGGGCATGGGATCCGGTAGAAAATGCATCTATTATTCCTTGGTTTACCTTGATTGCTGCTGTTCACGTCATGATTGCTTACAAGAATTCAGGCCACTCCTACTTCACCGCTACTTTTTTGGCGATGATCAGCTTTGTGCTTGTGATCTACGCATCTTACCTGACACGTAGTGGCGTCCTCGGAGAGACTTCGGTCCACTCCTTTACCGACCTGGGCATGAGCGGACAATTGATCTTATTCAATGTTGTCTTTTTGGTTATCATGGTGGTCTTTCTTACCGTCAAAAAGAAAGAGATGCCCATCACAGAAAAGGATGAGGATATCTATTCAAGAGAATTCTGGATGTTTATTGGCGCCTTGGTATTGACTGTTGCCTGTGCACAGATCATTGCTTCAACATCAATTCCAGTGTTCAACAAGATCTTTGGCACCAAGGTAGCTCCACCTTTGGATCCAATCCAACATTATAACAAATGGCAATCGGGTTTTGCCGTCATCGTGATGATCTTAACCGGATTTACGCAATTCTTAAAATACAAACGTACCGATAGCCGCAAGTTTTTGGCTTCCACTGTAGCATCGTTGGTTGTGTCTTTAATCCTAACGGCTGCTGTAGTCTATTTTACGAAGACGTATACCAACTTGATCTACATTTTGATCACCTTCGCAAGTATTTTCTGTATTCTGGCAAATATCCGCGTATTGGGTGACGCTGTCAAAGGTAAATGGAAACTGGCTGGTTCTTCGGTAGCCCATATCGGTTTTGGTTTATTACTTATCGGTGCCATGGTGGCCGCGGCAACCAACGAAGTCATCTCTGTCAACAACACGGGTTACATCGCTGTATCGGGATTCGACAAAGTAGAAAAGCCTGGCGACAACTTATTCCTGACTGAGGGTGAACCTGTACACATGGGTGAATACAAAATTACCTATATCGGCGATAGCATTGTTGCTCCAAATACGTTCTATAAAATCAAATACGAGCGGATCGACGAAGAAACAGGCAAAGTGAAGGAGCATTTTGTGCTGCAACCTTTTGCACAAAACAACGCGAAAATGGGGGGGTTGATTGGTACTCCAGCCACCAAACATTATGTTACGCATGACGTATATACACTGATTACAGCGGCTGCAGCTGAAAGTCAGGCAACACATGCGAAAGTTCCGGCAGAAGACAAAACTGGTTTCGAAGACTACGAGGAGCCGGCAACGTATCAGGTAAATATCGGTGATACCCTACGCTACCGCAATGGATATTATGTCATTGAAGGCTTAAACAAAGAAGCTCACCTGGAGAAAATTCCAAAAGGTCCTAGTGATGTCATGGTTGGATTGAAAATAAAAGTATTTTCGGCCGACAACAAACAGTATGAAGTACAACCAATCTACTTAATTAAAGACGGTGGTGTTTATGACTTCAATAAAGATGTCAACGAGCAAGGGCTTAAATTCAGATTTACGGGAATTAAACCTGACAAGGATAAACTGGAAATCATGGTTTATCAAAAGCCACTTCCAGAAAAGAAATGGGTGGTATTTAAAGCCATTAAATTCCCATACATCAACTTTTTCTGGTGTGGAACAATTGTCATGACCATCGGTTTTATCATGTCCATTGTGAGAAGAAATAAAGAAGAGAAACGAAAAGCACTTAAATAA
- a CDS encoding cytochrome c maturation protein CcmE, with protein MKKSSIILIAIIAVAIAMILVIYTDSSTYSTFTEAKEKKTELYVVGQLNKDKALHYDPKTDANKFSFFMRDNEGTECEVIFRGAKPQDIERSEQIVLTGKMDGNVFRASKILMKCPSKYNDKSVVTEINATAFNN; from the coding sequence ATGAAAAAAAGTTCAATTATTCTAATCGCTATCATTGCTGTCGCAATTGCCATGATACTTGTTATCTATACCGATTCAAGTACCTATTCGACATTTACCGAAGCTAAAGAAAAGAAAACCGAACTATATGTGGTAGGTCAATTGAATAAAGACAAAGCGCTTCATTATGATCCCAAAACTGACGCCAACAAATTTTCGTTTTTCATGCGCGACAACGAAGGTACAGAATGTGAAGTGATTTTTAGAGGCGCCAAACCTCAAGATATTGAACGTTCAGAGCAAATTGTATTGACAGGAAAAATGGACGGAAATGTGTTTAGGGCAAGTAAGATATTGATGAAATGTCCGTCAAAATATAACGATAAATCGGTCGTCACCGAGATCAATGCTACTGCTTTCAATAATTAA